The Anomaloglossus baeobatrachus isolate aAnoBae1 chromosome 4, aAnoBae1.hap1, whole genome shotgun sequence genome contains the following window.
atgtgtgagaTCAGCTCCGCACCccgatcacctccatcatgtcctcctgtgtcctcatcacctccatcatgtcctcctgtgtcctcatcacctccatcatgtcctcctgtgtcctcatcacctccatcatgtcctcctgtgtcctcatcacctccatcatgtcctcctgtgtcctcatcacctccatcatgtcctcctgtgtcctcatcacctccatcatgtcctcctgtgtcctcatcacctccatcatgtcctcctgtgtcctcatcacctctatcatgtcctcctgtgtcctcatcacctccatcatgtcctcctgtgtcctcatcacctctatcatgtcctcctgtgtcctcatcacctccatcatgtcctcctgtgtcctcatcacctccatcttgtcctcctgtgtcctcatcacctccgtccTCAGGATCGCACAAGTCGCCGGAGTCTGGATCTTGTAAGACAGTCAGTGGATCAgacatgttacacagctcctcaatgtgcctcatcttcctggacatCTCGTCCTTCTTTATTTCCAACTTCTGGATCACATCAGACAGTGACAGTGACACCTGCTCTTGTCGTCTTGAAATTTCATTCACGACCTTCTTCTCCACATtgtccacccgtctcctgatgtctATAAACAGGGCAATGActttcttcttttcttctgtcATTTTTTCTTTACCTTTTCTCCAGTTCTCCTCCAAACGCCAGATTTTTTCATCTGTTTTCTCTCTCTTTGTGGTCAGTGTCTGCAGAAAATTTCTCAGTTTAGTCTTTCTTTTCTCTGAGGCCTCACCCAGCATCTCCACTTTATGTCCTCTATGTTCTCCAATGAGACAGCAAGACGCACAGATACAAGCAGCGTCCTCcgtgcagtaatattccaggatcttcttatggacagaacatatccggttctccagagaagtgctgggatcagtcAGGACGTGTTCTGGTCCTTTGCTGTGAACTCTGAGATGATtatcacacagagaagcctcacagtgtagacaggatctaacagcaggtacagAATCGTGAACACAGTAAGTGCAGCAGATCCCGGTGATCTCCTGATGTGGTTGAGTAGACAAGAAGTCCTCCactatattgcacagagttatgttcCTCTTCAGTGTCGGCCGCTCTTGAAACTCttctctacattcaggacaggaataaactccagactCGTCCTGCATGTTCAGAACCTGATCAATACAgtcccggcagaagttgtgtccacatctcaggatTACAGGATCTGTGTAAAGGTTCAGACAGATGGAACATTCCAGCTCCTTCCTTAGACCAGCAGACGCCATTACTGACGGAAAGATGAAGCAAAAAGAAGTGAAACTGAAAGTCTGTGGATTACTCAGATGTATCACGTGAGGTGAaacttgtaaggctatgtgcgcacttaccggattttgccgcggattttttgcggttttgctgcatgtttcgctgcagaaaatgttcataacatctctgcagtgaatcaccagcaaatcctatggagaaaaaaaatcctgtgcgcactgggcggaatttgacagctgcatgttttgctgcgggaatcccgcagcaaaaacaagtgcatgtcacttcttttccgcacatcgctgcgggatttcactccattgactcaatgttaatcatgaaatcccgcaggggataacgcaggcagcaaattctgtgcggttcactgcgttttcctgcgttattccctgcggtatttcgcggtttacctccggtaatgtgcatcgcttgtctgcggttttgcagggaagtgatgtcattacaggaagaggaagccgtgcagagagtaaacacacacatcacagacatagaacacatcacagacacagaacacatagacacagacacatagaacacacatagaaagaaaacggaaatatagaaaaaaaaaaaaagaacgtgggctccgctgtatattcaccttccagccgaggtaagcacacagcggcggcccggtatcctcaggctggggagggagaggggcaggggtaatgtccccccgcctcactccccctccggcagccgagaatatcagccgcagctgccccggcactgtcgcatgcaatatgcggcagtaccggagtgtcctcggctcttcttgccaccgtgtagcagtggtggcaaggtaatacaaggggttaatcgtggtggatcaccgccattaaccccaggcttgatcatggcagcgtctatgtgacagctgacatgatcaacccgtaagtaaagtgaaaaaaacacagacaccaaaaatcctttattttaaataaaacaaacaagcctcgttcaccattttattaacccctcccaaacaaagctccgacgtaatccacagggtcctgcataatccacagctccggctccgacgtcctgcgctgcttccatccagccgcgactgtcacagacacagcgctgaatgaaagcagcagacagcagaggtaattaccggtcatttcccacggccggtaatgtgaactcactgccgaccgtgggaaatgcagcgatctgtcctctatctatccctctatctatctgtctgtctatctatctatctatccctctatctactatcagaattaaatgtattttttttttttttcttcaatgtgctttattgcattgaatgcaataaagcacatcccaacccgcacgcggcaaaaccgcggcaataccgcggtaaaaccgcggcaaaccgcatgcggttttcgggtgcggtttcccgtggttttttaccgcgggtgcggtaatctttgagagcatgcggaatttacgcaaggaaatttcatttcccagtgcgcacagagcctaacagaGGTATTAcaggctcgtttatacaaggtgatACAGCAGTtatagacctgtccattaatattgacaacggacaagataaagattcccaggtcacatcaggactacaagatcccaggtaccttcagctgcaccacaaccaatggggtgtacttaattatatgtaccaaatgtccaactgggggtctgtatgtaggggagaccggacaacagctcaggacaaggatgaattctcaccgccacacaattagagaaaaaaggatggatctacctgtggccaaacatttttgtaactcagaccacagcatcatggacatgaaattgctggtattgaaaggaaacttcaagtcccagagagacaggagactatgggtgtACTAACTTATGGTGACCggagacacattcagagcaggaatgaaagtgtttcatggattcatgtctttttacatcagttaaaagatgtgctcctctgaccatccgagcgcatcacagccctggaccagacccttagggtactttcacacttgcgttgtttttttttttttgcgcaatccgctgtcttgggaaacagcggaatccgttaacggattccgttgtttcccatagacttgcattgatgacggattgtaccaaaagtacctgcgttgcttccgttggccgaatgtaacgttaaatgctggcgtcaaaatgacgccaaccaacggattccgttggttccgttaaaatttataatggttccctatgatagcggattccgttgctaagtgcttaacaacggaatccgctgctggattccgctaatttcaactgagcatgcccagaatgaaaaaaaatgaaaaaagaaataaaacagagctgacggattccgttagacggacgccaaacggatgcaacggtccgttatttcacagcaatcagctaacggattcctgtgaaataacggacccgttgcatccgttgacaccacaaaaaaaaCGGATGAGGTCAaagcgacgcagcaacggacccagcggattcaacccaacgcaagtgtgaaactagccttatcagaggacaataaaactttcacactgaactgcagcaaaatttatggccacaacagtttgtcctcttgccatagagatagttctgttttatataacttgttttttgttttttctttttttactgcactattctaagtcctgttgtgtataaatatgtgactcttcagattttgtgttatactgagcctgaagaagagacctgagtagtctcggaagctgctattattaccatcttttcagttagccattaaaaggtatcaaccactgaggactctcagttcttttaaaccattttttttttagcagttATAGAGGAATTCCTATCACAAATAAACAACCAGAGTTCCTCTGGATGGAAATAAGTAGAGGAATGAGCAATGTTAATACTAAAACAtgtgcgtacccaggatcaaaactagggggggcaagccatggtcgttcaggttgtaaaatattagaacggaaaaggtgaatgaaacaaaCATTTTAAgacaattaaatgtaattatagttcgattaatgactccgcgccccttccCCCCACAAACACAAAATGCAATGTAagcccattacccccacacacacacacacacgcacaaaatacaatgcacgctccattacccctcccccccacacacacacaatacaatacaccccccatcacccactacacacacatacaatgcaccccccatcaccaacaCACAAATACAGTGCACCCctatcaccccacacacacgcacaatacaatgcacccccaatactccacacacaatacaatggacCCCCcaatactacacacacacacacaatgcaccccctactcacacacacacgcacactgcacCCCCCTatcaagccacacacacacacacacccacacacactacaatgcaccccccatcacgccccacacacacacacaatgcaccccccattactccccacacacacacacacacacacacaatacaatgcacccccccatcacccccccacacacacacacacacacacacacacacacacacaatacagtgcaccctcccatcacccccacacacacacacacaatacaattcaccccacacacacacacacacacaaatacaatgcacccccccatcacaccacacacacaatacaatgcacccccaatactccacacacaatacaatggacCCCCcaatactacacacacacacacaatgcaccccctactcacacacacacgcacacgcacaatgcacccccctatcaagccacacacacaccacacacacacacacacacacacacacacacactacaatgcaccccccatcacgccccacacacacacaatgcaccccccattaccccccccccacacacacacacacaaaatacagtgcaccctcccatcacccccccacacacacacacaatacaattcaccccacacacacacacaaatacaatgcacccccccatcacaccacacacacaatacaagcatccccccatcacccactacacacacacacacaatacaatgcaccccccattaccccctccccacacacaatacaatgcaccccccatcaccccctacacacacaatacaatgcaccccccatcaccccctacacacacaaattacactaccccatcactacacactcctgcctccccccctccctcggaatacagtacttcccctctgcctgtcacaaagctgtgttccttcacaaatgttccccattatgtgtcctcagcccatccccactcatccccattaattaaatctgccatcttcggctcctccatggagtgcttaccgctgcctgatgtctcctgtgtggcgaccgcagcactgtgatgacgtcagcaaggtgctgatctcatcacgttgctgcacgtcgggggcggggcccagtcccggcgcactgttccaatgtatttacgtctgaaagacgcaaatacatttgaatagaaacgaaaggaggaagctgcggtcaccgccacCGCCGCGCTCCACATCGGTGTGCAcgccgggcacactatcacacagcagggccggcacagcacagcgcgctgcctcctggtcctgctgcagctagtgtgcccggcatgcacacactgctgaggagcgcggcggtgacagcagatacagcggcccactacaggcaccggcccactactgcTTCTGGGGGGGGGGCATCTGCCCCCCCTGCCCCTTGCTGGGTACGCCCATGTACTAAAAGGTGATTGCTATATACctttagaggggttgtccactgctaggacaaccccttctgcttccacatttcccccaggtaaaataaaaagcttttactCACATTACGTGCCGGCGCTGTTCCAAACAGTGGCGGCTTCTATCTACCTGCCTTTGGACAAATGAGttaaatcaacaggaagtgagcactgtgactgccactcacttcctgttgattgcttctgtgtcctagtgatgggcagtccggctctttttggtgatccggttcccatggctccgcacaCCAAGAAGAGtctgatctttcagatcgttcttggctcctcattaaatatgtgttcaccccaggtgaacacatatttaagattatagtaacgccgccaaaaccccgcccactgttaaaaatatactcttaaatatatttttcttcaaataggcgataagacgcatgaataatggacttcaaaatatgtaaaaaaaataaatgtattttatatctatttaaaaatggttgccagaatcagttacagaaaggaaaaataatattcttgtTTGCTTACGTAAAAGAGATTCAATTAGTCCATATTAATTaatagaaatcttcattcatctttctTGAGTTCTTGAAGGGCTCatgctgtaggcctgacagcatgtgttcatcttgcagcctggatGGATCCCTGGGTCAGTTGGCGACGTGCAGGAGGAGAGAGACCCTCCTTCCGCGTCCTGTCATTTATATGACAACTGTACAAGCCATATAGGGAACTGCTGCTGGACGCATGTTACATGGTGTAATCCTTTTGCTGGAAAAAtccagatggatatatatatatatatatatataccatactatgtcagcatttatgtatattcaataccttaatatttattccttataagaacggttatcaagctatgccctccaatgtaaacagaactgtgaacatatataatatgtcctattataaaatgtttgataacaagATGTATTATGTTTTAACacccacccacggctaaaccccacccacttacaagtgaccaataaGATTGTTGAGTAGGCAGAGTTTAGCCATGGGTGGGCGGAGTTTCAGTGGTGAAAAAAGCAGTTTAGAGATTctagtggctctcactggtgatccggctcctgtctgtcacagcagggagccggatctttgtgtcggatcgttcactaacgacacatcactactgtgtcccgaaggcagggagacagacgcCGGCGCTGATTGGATGCTGGTCTCATGTCATGTCACATGAGCACCGGGAACACGAGCCCCCGCATGTCTGGAACGGTGCTGGCACAGGAGAGAAGTAGAGGCCTTTTTATTTATTGTACCTAaacgcccagtcacactaaacaacttaccagcgatcccaacaacgatacaacctgatagggttcgctggtaagttgctaggaggtcgctggtgagttgtcacactaagcgacgctccagcgatcccaccagcaacctgacctggcagggatcgctggagcgtcgctacacgtggaagcatgctgcgcttggtaactaaggtaaatatcgggtaaccaacccgatatttaccttggttaccagcgcacgccgcttagcgctggctccttgcacacctagccacagtacacatcgggttaattacccgatgtgtactctgctacgtgtgcaggcagcag
Protein-coding sequences here:
- the LOC142302070 gene encoding LOW QUALITY PROTEIN: E3 ubiquitin/ISG15 ligase TRIM25-like (The sequence of the model RefSeq protein was modified relative to this genomic sequence to represent the inferred CDS: deleted 1 base in 1 codon); this translates as MASAGLRKELECSICLNLYTDPVILRCGHNFCRDCIDQVLNMQDESGVYSCPECREEFQERPTLKRNITLCNIVEDFLSTQPHQEITGICCTYCVHDSVPAVRSCLHCEASLCDNHLRVHSKGPEHVLTDPSTSLENRICSVHKKILEYYCTEDAACICASCCLIGEHRGHKVEMLGEASEKRKTKLRNFLQTLTTKREKTDEKIWRLEENWRKGKEKMTEEKKKVIALFIDIRRRVDNVEKKVVNEISRRQEQVSLSLSDVIQKLEIKKDEMSRKMRHIEELCNMSDPLTVLQDPDSGDLCDPEDGGDEDTGGQDGGDEDTGGHDGGDEDTGGHDRGDEDTGGHDGGDEDTGGHDRGDEDTGGHDGGDEDTGGHDGGDEDTGGHDGGDEDTGGHDGGDEDTGGHDGGDEDTGGHDGGDEDTGGHDGGDEDTGGHDGGDRGAELISHIPHTLSDIIRDINVTFSVQDPADILLDIDTAANNILISDDLKTMSRILINQNRPKTANRFQEDQVLSCRRFSSGRHYWDVEIRGSALWKVGMCYPSIDRSGRQSYIGNNNKSWCLCGGRQVYNNQCSGIHDNKVIPLPLQICSDRVRIYVDYEAGQLSFYELSDPIRHLHTFTAAFSEPLHAALYVHKGCIKLSDGAADMRPHHEKLRGCPLLLT